A genomic segment from Dethiosulfovibrio russensis encodes:
- the rpsS gene encoding 30S ribosomal protein S19 translates to MARSAKKGPFVEQKLLSRVETLNESGEKKVVKTWSRASMIVPAMIGHTIAIHNGRIHIPIYISENMVGHKLGEFAPTRKFGGHAGQERRSGVR, encoded by the coding sequence ATGGCTCGTTCTGCCAAGAAGGGACCCTTCGTCGAACAGAAACTTCTCAGCCGCGTAGAAACTCTCAACGAGAGCGGGGAGAAGAAGGTCGTCAAGACCTGGTCCCGTGCCAGCATGATAGTTCCGGCGATGATCGGACACACCATCGCCATACACAACGGCCGTATTCACATACCTATTTACATCAGTGAAAACATGGTCGGTCACAAGCTCGGGGAGTTCGCTCCCACCAGGAAGTTCGGCGGTCACGCCGGACAGGAGCGCCGCTCCGGCGTAAGATAG
- the rplV gene encoding 50S ribosomal protein L22 codes for MEARARAKQVRVSPFKVRQVLPLIRGKKVGDALVVLRYTPKKAAKVIEKVLKSAVANAEHNYGLDIDKLVVVEAFADQGPSMKRFRPVSMGRAHPYRHRTSHITVSVAER; via the coding sequence ATGGAGGCAAGAGCACGTGCCAAACAGGTCCGCGTCTCTCCTTTTAAGGTGCGCCAGGTGCTGCCTCTGATCAGGGGCAAGAAGGTAGGCGACGCTTTGGTCGTCCTCAGATACACCCCGAAGAAGGCTGCCAAGGTCATCGAAAAGGTGCTCAAGAGTGCCGTGGCCAACGCCGAGCACAACTACGGACTTGACATCGATAAGCTCGTGGTAGTCGAGGCCTTTGCCGATCAGGGGCCCAGCATGAAGCGTTTCCGTCCGGTGTCGATGGGTCGGGCCCATCCCTACCGCCATCGCACGAGCCACATCACCGTGTCGGTAGCCGAACGTTAA
- the rpsC gene encoding 30S ribosomal protein S3 gives MGQKVHPVGYRVGVIRDWESRWFADGKNYAKNLHEDLKLRDWIKARWDGASISKVEIERVGKVIRFSIWTARPGVVIGKGGSEIQKVKEELQAMTGSKVMINVQEIKNPEVEAQLVAENVAAALEHRVSFRRAMKQSIFRTMKAGGKGIKIQCAGRLGGAEIARTEWYNEGQLPLSTLRADIDYGLAEAKTMYGVIGVKVWIYRDEKAINTPAPRQPRRGRRDGGRS, from the coding sequence ATGGGTCAGAAAGTACACCCCGTAGGATATAGAGTCGGTGTCATCCGGGACTGGGAGTCCCGTTGGTTCGCCGACGGCAAGAACTACGCCAAGAACCTTCACGAGGATCTCAAGCTTCGTGATTGGATCAAGGCTCGCTGGGATGGCGCAAGCATCTCCAAGGTCGAGATCGAGAGAGTGGGTAAGGTAATACGCTTTTCGATTTGGACCGCCCGGCCTGGTGTAGTTATAGGAAAAGGCGGCTCGGAGATCCAGAAGGTCAAGGAAGAGCTTCAGGCCATGACTGGCTCTAAGGTAATGATCAACGTTCAGGAGATCAAGAACCCCGAGGTCGAGGCCCAGCTTGTGGCTGAAAACGTGGCCGCTGCGTTGGAGCACAGGGTAAGCTTCCGTCGCGCCATGAAACAGTCCATCTTCAGGACCATGAAGGCTGGCGGCAAGGGCATCAAGATCCAGTGTGCCGGACGTCTCGGTGGAGCCGAGATAGCCAGAACCGAGTGGTACAACGAAGGACAGCTTCCTCTCTCCACGCTCAGGGCCGACATCGACTATGGTCTGGCCGAGGCCAAGACCATGTATGGCGTCATAGGCGTCAAGGTCTGGATCTACAGGGACGAGAAGGCCATCAACACTCCTGCGCCGAGACAGCCCAGGAGGGGTCGTAGAGATGGGGGGCGTAGCTGA
- the rplP gene encoding 50S ribosomal protein L16 — protein MLMPKRTKWRRPHREKLKGDTKGGAYVAFGEYGLQALECGYITARQIEATRIAITRKLRKGGKVWIRIFPDVAYTKKPLETRMGKGKGSPEFWVAPVKRGRIMFEVAGVSREIVERAFRTASYKLPIKVRLVAREGLGGE, from the coding sequence ATGTTGATGCCCAAGCGCACCAAATGGCGCAGACCTCATCGAGAGAAGCTTAAGGGAGACACCAAGGGCGGTGCCTACGTAGCCTTCGGAGAATACGGTCTTCAGGCCCTTGAGTGCGGCTATATAACCGCTCGTCAGATAGAGGCCACCCGTATCGCGATCACCAGGAAGCTTCGTAAGGGCGGTAAGGTTTGGATAAGGATATTCCCCGACGTGGCCTACACGAAGAAGCCCCTGGAGACCCGAATGGGTAAAGGTAAGGGGTCGCCGGAATTCTGGGTGGCTCCGGTCAAGAGGGGACGTATCATGTTCGAGGTTGCGGGGGTGTCCCGCGAGATCGTCGAGAGGGCCTTCAGAACGGCCTCCTACAAGCTTCCGATCAAGGTGAGGCTTGTGGCTCGGGAAGGTTTGGGTGGTGAGTAA
- the rpmC gene encoding 50S ribosomal protein L29 — MDAKSLRDLTIEELQEKHRQYKEELFNLRFQNAIGQLKNTSRIKDVKKTIARVLTVVHEKEQGLGIGGRR, encoded by the coding sequence ATGGATGCCAAGAGTCTGCGTGATTTGACAATAGAAGAGCTGCAGGAAAAGCATCGTCAGTACAAAGAAGAGCTCTTTAACCTGCGCTTCCAGAACGCCATCGGTCAGCTCAAGAACACGAGCAGGATCAAAGACGTCAAGAAAACCATCGCCAGAGTCCTTACCGTCGTTCACGAGAAAGAACAAGGTCTGGGAATCGGTGGAAGGAGGTAA
- the rpsQ gene encoding 30S ribosomal protein S17 produces the protein METRTPHRKTRVGTVVSDKMEKSISVQVIRHAMHPLYGKRIIKSKKFIVHDEENSCRIGDRVLIGEERPLSKTKRWSVVRIIERAPVLGDSTTESKEEA, from the coding sequence ATGGAGACCCGTACACCCCATCGTAAAACCCGTGTCGGAACCGTAGTCAGCGACAAGATGGAAAAGTCCATCTCGGTCCAGGTTATCCGTCATGCCATGCATCCTCTCTATGGAAAGAGGATCATAAAGTCAAAGAAGTTTATCGTCCATGACGAGGAGAACTCCTGTCGCATAGGTGACAGAGTCCTGATCGGCGAGGAGCGCCCCTTGAGCAAGACGAAGCGCTGGTCCGTCGTCAGGATAATCGAGAGAGCTCCCGTACTCGGAGATAGTACTACCGAGTCTAAAGAGGAGGCGTAG
- the rplN gene encoding 50S ribosomal protein L14 encodes MIQLRTVLNVADNSGAKKIMCIQVVGGSRRRWGNVGDVIVASVKEAIPNSNIPKGKVVKAVIVRTKKEHRRVDGSYVRFDDNAAVIIDNNGDPRGTRIFGPVARELRARKYMRILSLAPEVV; translated from the coding sequence ATGATCCAGCTTCGTACCGTCCTTAACGTGGCGGACAACTCTGGAGCCAAGAAGATCATGTGCATCCAGGTCGTGGGCGGAAGCCGTCGCCGTTGGGGCAATGTCGGCGACGTCATAGTGGCCTCCGTAAAGGAAGCCATTCCCAACAGCAACATCCCCAAGGGGAAAGTGGTCAAGGCGGTCATAGTCAGAACCAAGAAGGAACATCGCCGTGTCGACGGATCCTACGTTCGCTTCGACGACAACGCCGCAGTGATCATCGACAACAACGGGGACCCCAGGGGAACCCGTATCTTTGGCCCTGTGGCCAGGGAACTTCGGGCCAGGAAATACATGAGAATTCTCTCTCTGGCTCCCGAGGTAGTGTAA
- the rplX gene encoding 50S ribosomal protein L24, whose product MNRLKKGDRVRVISGKDKGKEGKVLKVLKSKDRDMVVVEGVNMASKHAKPSQKSPQGGIVKQENPIYACKVMLVCPTTGKPTRVGHAFLEDGRKVRVAKVSGEIVDQI is encoded by the coding sequence ATGAACAGATTAAAAAAAGGCGATCGCGTCCGTGTGATCTCCGGTAAAGACAAGGGAAAAGAGGGCAAGGTCCTCAAGGTCCTCAAAAGCAAGGACAGGGACATGGTCGTGGTCGAGGGGGTCAACATGGCCTCCAAGCACGCCAAGCCCTCCCAGAAGAGCCCTCAAGGCGGCATCGTCAAGCAGGAGAACCCCATATATGCCTGTAAGGTGATGCTGGTCTGTCCGACCACCGGGAAACCCACCAGGGTCGGACATGCCTTCCTTGAGGACGGTCGCAAGGTCAGAGTCGCCAAGGTTAGCGGCGAGATCGTGGACCAGATCTAG
- the rplE gene encoding 50S ribosomal protein L5 encodes MKPRMLEKYQGEAAPALHKEFGYSNPMEIPRLVKIVINIGVGEGKQDAKYVNAAMSELATIAGQRPMMKRAKKSIAGFKLREGVPVGCSVTLRGSRMWEFLDRLVSVVLPRIKDFRGISGKAFDGRGNYNLGLKEQIIFPEIDYDKIMVSKGMNITFVSTANTDEEGLALLSKLGMPFAR; translated from the coding sequence ATGAAACCTCGTATGCTCGAGAAATATCAAGGCGAGGCTGCTCCGGCCCTTCATAAGGAGTTCGGCTACAGCAACCCAATGGAGATCCCTCGTCTCGTCAAGATAGTGATCAACATCGGAGTCGGTGAAGGCAAACAGGACGCCAAGTACGTCAACGCCGCCATGTCCGAGCTGGCTACCATAGCGGGACAGCGCCCCATGATGAAGAGGGCTAAGAAGTCCATAGCCGGTTTCAAGCTCAGAGAGGGCGTTCCCGTCGGTTGTTCCGTGACCCTTAGGGGCAGTCGTATGTGGGAGTTCCTGGATAGGCTGGTCAGCGTCGTTCTCCCTCGTATTAAGGACTTCCGGGGCATATCCGGCAAGGCCTTTGACGGAAGGGGTAACTATAACCTCGGTCTCAAGGAACAGATAATCTTTCCCGAGATCGACTACGACAAGATCATGGTGTCCAAGGGGATGAACATAACGTTCGTCTCGACCGCGAATACCGATGAAGAGGGACTGGCCCTGCTTTCCAAGCTGGGCATGCCCTTCGCAAGGTAG